One stretch of Streptomyces sp. 135 DNA includes these proteins:
- a CDS encoding MFS transporter produces the protein MQSVNPMRWWALFVLATAQFMVIMDTSIIGVALPEMQKDLGFSQGELQWVFNAYVIAFGGLLLLGGRLSDLLGARKVFVAGWVVLIAGSVLAAAAQSAAVEVAGRAVQGVGGALIAPAAMTLLMLLFGHDPKELGKAMALYGAAAPAGGTAGVFLGGVFTEWLSWPWVFIVYVPIGLATLAATRLLPAVEGKRGSVDILGAVSVTAGLALAVFAVVRAPETGWVSAGTVLQLVGAAALLALFLVVQKSVREPLMPLKVWRVPRLGSANLAMTLLGAAWIPMWYFLNLYLQQVMGYGAFASGAALLPMTGLLMVFMTAGTARLLGRFGAKNLIGTGLLVLAAGLLWLAQAGPTGSFVIDVLPASLVAALGMSLAYIPAMMAAMSGAPQEQAGLASGIVNTTYQVGSALGLAALTALATSQGAGELGDLPRLTDGFSAAFTGAAGIAAVGGLVTLLVMRRESAPAKGEAVPVDA, from the coding sequence ATGCAAAGCGTCAATCCCATGCGCTGGTGGGCACTGTTCGTGCTCGCCACCGCGCAGTTCATGGTCATCATGGACACCTCGATCATCGGGGTCGCGCTCCCCGAGATGCAGAAGGACCTGGGCTTCTCCCAGGGCGAGCTGCAATGGGTCTTCAACGCGTACGTCATCGCCTTCGGCGGCCTGCTCCTCCTCGGCGGACGCCTCTCCGACCTGCTCGGGGCGCGGAAGGTCTTCGTCGCCGGATGGGTGGTCCTGATCGCCGGGTCCGTCCTCGCCGCCGCCGCGCAGTCCGCCGCCGTCGAGGTCGCCGGACGCGCCGTGCAGGGCGTCGGCGGCGCGCTGATCGCGCCCGCCGCCATGACGCTGCTCATGCTGCTCTTCGGGCACGACCCGAAGGAGCTGGGCAAGGCCATGGCGCTCTACGGCGCCGCCGCCCCCGCGGGCGGCACGGCGGGCGTCTTCCTCGGCGGTGTCTTCACCGAGTGGCTCAGCTGGCCCTGGGTCTTCATCGTCTACGTCCCGATCGGCCTCGCCACGCTCGCCGCGACCCGCCTGCTGCCCGCCGTCGAGGGCAAGCGCGGCTCGGTCGACATCCTCGGCGCCGTCTCGGTGACCGCCGGTCTCGCGCTCGCCGTCTTCGCCGTCGTCCGCGCGCCGGAGACCGGCTGGGTCTCGGCGGGGACCGTGCTCCAACTGGTGGGCGCCGCCGCCCTTCTGGCCCTCTTCCTCGTCGTCCAGAAGTCCGTCCGCGAGCCCCTCATGCCGCTGAAGGTGTGGCGCGTGCCGCGGCTCGGCTCCGCCAACCTCGCGATGACGCTGCTCGGCGCCGCGTGGATCCCGATGTGGTACTTCCTCAACCTCTACCTCCAGCAGGTCATGGGGTACGGCGCGTTCGCGAGCGGCGCGGCCCTGCTGCCGATGACCGGACTCCTGATGGTCTTCATGACCGCCGGCACCGCCCGGCTCCTCGGCCGCTTCGGCGCGAAGAACCTGATCGGCACCGGGCTGCTCGTCCTCGCGGCCGGTCTGCTGTGGCTCGCCCAGGCCGGGCCGACCGGTTCGTTCGTGATCGACGTCCTGCCCGCCTCGCTGGTCGCCGCGCTCGGCATGTCCCTCGCCTACATCCCGGCGATGATGGCCGCCATGTCCGGCGCCCCACAGGAGCAGGCCGGTCTCGCCTCCGGCATCGTCAACACCACCTACCAGGTCGGCTCGGCGCTCGGCCTCGCCGCCCTCACCGCGCTCGCGACGTCACAGGGTGCGGGCGAACTGGGCGACCTGCCCAGGCTGACGGACGGGTTCAGCGCGGCGTTCACCGGTGCGGCGGGCATCGCGGCGGTGGGCGGCCTGGTCACGCTGCTGGTGATGCGGAGGGAGTCCGCGCCGGCGAAGGGGGAGGCGGTGCCGGTGGACGCGTAG
- a CDS encoding heavy-metal-associated domain-containing protein, which yields MAALTTTYKVDGVHSAHCQGVVTDVVGGLDFVTAVQVRIPEGLVTVTTDAEPDDARVAETVEDAGYDYVGRV from the coding sequence ATGGCCGCGCTCACCACCACGTACAAGGTCGACGGCGTCCACAGCGCGCACTGCCAGGGAGTCGTCACCGACGTCGTCGGCGGCCTCGACTTCGTCACCGCCGTGCAGGTGCGCATCCCGGAGGGCCTGGTCACCGTCACGACCGACGCCGAGCCGGACGACGCGCGCGTCGCCGAGACCGTCGAGGACGCCGGCTACGACTACGTCGGCCGCGTCTGA
- a CDS encoding CatB-related O-acetyltransferase: protein MNPGPDPTAPLVPADPNVLHPMPGQERVVLLKPLVKSPLIEVGDFTYYDDPDDPTAFETRNVLYHYGPERLVIGKYCALGEGVRFIMNGANHRMDGPSTFPFPIMGGSWSDHFDLISGLPGRGDTVVGHDVWFGYRSTVMPGVRIGHGAVVASGAVVVDDVPDYGIVGGNPARLIRRRFSDEDVERLLELAWWDWPVEHLTQHVRAVMSGSVDELAAVAPSGNTRTPKGD from the coding sequence ATGAACCCCGGACCCGACCCCACCGCACCCCTCGTCCCCGCCGACCCGAACGTGCTGCACCCCATGCCGGGCCAGGAGCGCGTGGTGCTGCTCAAGCCGCTCGTGAAGTCACCGCTGATCGAGGTCGGCGACTTCACGTACTACGACGACCCCGACGACCCGACCGCCTTCGAGACCCGCAACGTCCTCTACCACTACGGCCCCGAGCGGCTGGTCATCGGCAAGTACTGCGCGCTCGGCGAGGGCGTGCGGTTCATCATGAACGGCGCCAACCACCGGATGGACGGGCCCTCGACGTTTCCGTTCCCGATCATGGGCGGGTCCTGGAGCGACCACTTCGACCTGATCAGCGGGCTGCCCGGACGCGGTGACACGGTCGTCGGCCACGACGTGTGGTTCGGCTACCGCTCCACCGTCATGCCGGGCGTCAGGATCGGGCACGGCGCGGTCGTCGCGTCGGGGGCGGTGGTCGTCGACGACGTGCCGGACTACGGCATCGTCGGCGGCAACCCGGCCAGGCTGATCCGCCGCCGCTTCAGCGACGAGGACGTCGAGCGGCTCCTCGAACTGGCCTGGTGGGACTGGCCCGTCGAGCATCTGACCCAGCACGTCCGCGCCGTCATGTCCGGCAGCGTGGACGAGCTGGCCGCCGTGGCGCCGAGCGGGAACACCCGTACCCCGAAGGGCGATTGA
- a CDS encoding BTAD domain-containing putative transcriptional regulator, protein MTAGVENAELEYRILGPLEVLADGRPVPVRAAKQRALLASLLVDAGNVVPTDTLITRLWDEPPDGARNALQNYVLRLRRTLGSAATAEPIRTCPRGYVIDVPEGALDLHRFDTLVDRARAAAAAHAPERAAALLGEALALWRGEPLADVPSERLALEVVPALDERRLSALELRTDADFLLGRHADVLPRLRELTAAHPLQERFWAQRMLALYRSGRQSEALDCYSTVSTLLGDELGVDPGAELWRLHQRILTADPALNAPPSPRGPRAKGNLPAETTTFVGREALLSKTRKLLDSARLVTLTGPGGVGKTRLALRAAAEAAWAFPHGAWLADLAPLTEPRLLDRAVAEALRIPDQSLRPGTEVLVEHLRERQLLLVLDNCEHVAEAAAELLGTLLGAAPGLRVLATSRQGLRAPGEYLLPVPPLGVPRQRGAAPSLTRCEAVRLLADRAEACAPHFRITARNQEAVGRLCRRLDGIPLAIELAAVRLGTLSAEEVLDRLDDRFRLLSATGPHHQRTLRGVVDWSHDLCDERERRLWAGVSVFSGGFDLAAAEAVCPEDPDGEAVSCRDSGQEGAGCTGASWVEPARKDASRAPGVVAGGPAREDVVDVLAALVHKSVLTVDTTGSPARYRMLETLRQYGQGRLRETGRQVPLRRRHCAHYGSLAARAAAQWCGPGEVAWLSRLRLESPNLRAALDFSVTGGGDAAAGLEIAANLTRTRYWFFSSSLGEGRHWLTHALDLAPQAPVPLRSCGLALAAWIALCQGDQPAAERFLAEAVRLGGVVEDGVTPAVLAYMEGAFALLAHGDADSIALLADARERFRAGGQVGDAHMATMMWAMAAAFLGERGAALAAGREYAAEADAHRAGWAHSWGLWGMGLAELRHGDAHRSLGLFRDSLRRQWAIGDRWGPVWGVEALAWAAAATGDHGRAARLMGAAARLLRTTGVALTGLKPFHVAHVEAEHRLRAALGEDAYAAAYAEGAQTRDPVRLALGGAAAR, encoded by the coding sequence GTGACAGCTGGGGTGGAGAACGCGGAGCTGGAGTACCGGATCCTCGGGCCTCTGGAGGTGCTCGCCGACGGCAGACCCGTGCCGGTGCGGGCCGCGAAACAGCGGGCCCTGCTGGCCTCGCTGCTCGTCGACGCGGGCAACGTCGTCCCCACCGACACCCTCATCACCCGGCTCTGGGACGAGCCGCCGGACGGCGCGCGCAACGCCCTGCAGAACTACGTGCTGCGGCTGCGGCGCACGCTGGGTTCCGCCGCGACCGCCGAGCCGATTCGCACCTGCCCGCGCGGCTACGTCATCGACGTCCCCGAAGGCGCCCTCGACCTGCACCGCTTCGACACCCTGGTCGACCGGGCCCGCGCCGCAGCCGCGGCGCACGCGCCCGAGCGGGCCGCCGCGCTGCTCGGCGAGGCGCTGGCCCTGTGGCGCGGGGAGCCGCTCGCGGACGTACCGTCGGAACGGCTGGCCCTGGAGGTCGTCCCCGCGCTGGACGAACGGCGGCTGAGCGCGCTGGAGCTGCGCACCGACGCCGACTTCCTGCTCGGGCGGCACGCGGACGTACTGCCCCGGCTGCGGGAGCTCACCGCCGCCCACCCGCTCCAGGAGCGCTTCTGGGCCCAGCGGATGCTCGCCCTCTACCGCTCGGGCCGCCAGAGCGAGGCACTCGACTGCTACAGCACCGTCAGCACGCTGCTCGGCGACGAACTGGGCGTCGACCCGGGCGCCGAGCTGTGGCGGCTGCACCAGCGCATCCTCACCGCCGATCCCGCGCTGAACGCGCCGCCGTCACCGCGCGGGCCCCGGGCCAAAGGGAACCTGCCCGCCGAGACGACGACGTTCGTCGGGCGCGAAGCCCTGCTGAGCAAGACCCGCAAGCTCCTCGACAGCGCCCGGCTCGTCACGCTCACCGGGCCCGGCGGCGTCGGCAAGACCCGCCTCGCCCTGCGCGCCGCCGCCGAGGCCGCGTGGGCGTTCCCGCACGGCGCCTGGCTCGCCGACCTCGCGCCGCTGACCGAACCGCGCCTGCTCGACCGCGCGGTCGCCGAGGCGCTCCGCATCCCCGACCAGTCCCTGCGGCCCGGCACGGAAGTCCTCGTCGAACACCTGCGGGAGCGGCAGCTGCTGCTGGTCCTCGACAACTGCGAGCACGTCGCCGAAGCCGCCGCCGAGCTGCTGGGCACGCTGCTGGGCGCGGCACCGGGACTGCGGGTGCTCGCCACGAGCCGCCAGGGGCTGCGGGCCCCGGGGGAGTACCTGCTGCCCGTACCGCCCCTGGGCGTTCCCCGGCAGCGGGGCGCGGCGCCTTCGCTGACGCGCTGCGAGGCGGTGCGGCTGCTGGCCGACCGCGCCGAGGCGTGCGCGCCGCACTTCCGGATCACCGCCCGCAACCAGGAGGCGGTGGGCCGCCTCTGCCGCCGCCTGGACGGCATCCCCCTGGCGATCGAACTGGCCGCGGTCCGCCTCGGCACGCTCTCCGCCGAGGAGGTCCTGGACCGCCTCGACGACCGCTTCCGCCTCCTCTCCGCCACCGGCCCCCACCACCAGCGCACCCTGCGCGGCGTCGTGGACTGGAGCCACGACCTGTGCGACGAGCGCGAACGGAGGCTGTGGGCCGGGGTCTCGGTCTTCTCGGGCGGCTTCGACCTGGCGGCGGCGGAGGCGGTGTGCCCGGAGGATCCGGACGGCGAGGCCGTGTCCTGCCGCGACTCCGGGCAGGAGGGCGCCGGCTGCACGGGCGCCTCCTGGGTGGAGCCCGCCCGCAAGGACGCCTCCCGCGCCCCGGGTGTCGTCGCGGGCGGGCCCGCGCGCGAGGACGTCGTGGACGTGCTGGCGGCCCTGGTGCACAAGTCGGTGCTCACCGTGGACACGACCGGGTCGCCCGCCCGGTACCGGATGCTGGAGACGCTGCGGCAGTACGGGCAGGGGCGGCTCAGGGAGACGGGGCGGCAGGTGCCGCTGCGGCGGCGGCACTGCGCGCACTACGGGTCCTTGGCCGCGCGGGCCGCCGCTCAGTGGTGCGGGCCCGGCGAGGTCGCCTGGCTGTCCCGGCTGCGGCTGGAGTCGCCGAACCTCCGGGCCGCCCTCGACTTCAGCGTCACGGGCGGGGGCGACGCCGCGGCGGGCCTCGAGATCGCCGCGAACCTCACCCGCACCCGGTACTGGTTCTTCAGCAGCTCCCTCGGCGAGGGCAGGCACTGGCTCACCCACGCGCTGGACCTCGCCCCGCAGGCCCCCGTCCCGCTGCGGTCCTGCGGTCTCGCGCTCGCCGCCTGGATCGCGCTGTGCCAGGGGGACCAGCCCGCCGCCGAACGCTTCCTGGCCGAGGCCGTGCGGCTCGGCGGGGTGGTCGAGGACGGCGTGACCCCGGCCGTACTGGCGTACATGGAGGGCGCCTTCGCCCTGCTCGCCCACGGCGACGCCGACTCCATCGCGCTCCTCGCCGACGCCAGGGAACGCTTCCGGGCGGGCGGCCAGGTCGGCGACGCGCACATGGCGACCATGATGTGGGCCATGGCCGCGGCGTTCCTCGGCGAGCGGGGGGCCGCCCTCGCCGCCGGGCGCGAGTACGCCGCCGAGGCCGACGCCCACCGCGCGGGCTGGGCCCACTCCTGGGGGCTGTGGGGCATGGGCCTCGCGGAGCTGCGGCACGGCGACGCCCACCGGTCTCTCGGCCTGTTCCGCGACTCGCTGCGCCGCCAGTGGGCCATCGGTGACCGGTGGGGGCCCGTCTGGGGCGTGGAGGCGCTGGCCTGGGCCGCCGCCGCGACCGGGGACCACGGCCGGGCGGCGCGGCTGATGGGGGCGGCGGCCCGGCTCCTGCGCACGACAGGCGTCGCGCTGACGGGGCTCAAGCCGTTCCACGTCGCGCATGTCGAAGCCGAACACCGCCTGCGCGCCGCCCTCGGCGAGGACGCCTACGCCGCCGCGTACGCGGAAGGGGCGCAGACGCGGGACCCGGTGCGACTGGCGCTGGGCGGGGCCGCCGCCCGGTGA
- a CDS encoding GNAT family N-acetyltransferase gives MLLMGGDRVEEAVAHTAEVLRAAADRDWRAGAGGLDWSRLQTAEHLAGCLVAYAGQLTGRATGGYVPFEVTLDEGTDPEGAIRAIEAAAGILAAVVRTTPPGVRAYHPYPHGSADAAGFAAMAVAEMLLHTYDIARSLGVEAEPPEELCAAVLGHLFPHVSPAGGPPWRVLLWATGRGDLPGRAPVTQWRWHNGLSLPAGPVSLCEVSPAAAADLAAGGTGGLAWIEGGPFQGTRGAAGRVAKSYADGVHRPEWGLYALVRAEDGLAIGGMGFHGPPDDEGCVQVGYDLAEGARGHGYATAGLRALSEWALARPEVTSLLALTDPANTASQGVLTRAGYTRLPDRDTAWAYGMRRA, from the coding sequence ATGCTTCTCATGGGTGGGGACAGGGTCGAGGAGGCCGTCGCGCACACGGCCGAGGTGCTGCGCGCGGCGGCCGACCGCGACTGGCGTGCGGGGGCGGGTGGGCTCGACTGGAGCCGCCTGCAGACGGCGGAGCACCTGGCCGGTTGCCTCGTCGCGTACGCGGGGCAGTTGACCGGCCGCGCCACCGGCGGCTACGTGCCCTTCGAGGTCACACTCGACGAGGGCACGGACCCCGAGGGCGCGATCCGGGCGATCGAGGCGGCCGCGGGCATCCTCGCGGCGGTGGTCCGCACGACGCCGCCCGGCGTCCGCGCCTACCACCCCTACCCCCACGGCAGCGCGGACGCGGCGGGCTTCGCCGCGATGGCCGTCGCCGAGATGCTCCTGCACACGTACGACATCGCGCGGTCCCTCGGCGTCGAAGCGGAGCCGCCCGAGGAGCTGTGCGCGGCGGTGCTCGGCCACCTCTTCCCGCACGTCTCGCCCGCCGGCGGCCCGCCGTGGCGGGTCCTGCTCTGGGCCACCGGCCGCGGCGACCTGCCGGGGCGCGCGCCGGTCACGCAGTGGCGCTGGCACAACGGCCTCTCCCTGCCCGCGGGCCCGGTCTCGCTGTGCGAGGTGTCCCCCGCGGCCGCCGCGGACCTCGCGGCGGGCGGCACGGGCGGGCTGGCCTGGATCGAGGGCGGCCCCTTCCAGGGGACGCGGGGCGCGGCCGGGCGGGTGGCGAAGTCGTACGCCGACGGGGTGCACCGGCCCGAGTGGGGCCTGTACGCGCTGGTCCGCGCCGAGGACGGCCTCGCCATCGGCGGCATGGGCTTCCACGGCCCGCCGGACGACGAGGGCTGCGTGCAGGTCGGCTATGACCTGGCGGAGGGGGCGCGGGGCCACGGCTATGCGACGGCCGGCTTGCGGGCGCTGTCGGAGTGGGCCCTTGCCCGACCCGAGGTCACCTCCCTCCTGGCCCTGACCGACCCGGCGAACACGGCGTCCCAGGGCGTGCTGACCCGGGCGGGATACACCCGCCTGCCGGACCGCGACACCGCGTGGGCGTACGGGATGCGCCGGGCCTGA
- a CDS encoding maleylpyruvate isomerase family mycothiol-dependent enzyme, with translation MTTTTPDEHYEPERAGRLLRTERDALIPLLRSAPDEAFALRTCCPGWTVWHVVAHCGSALMRVVENRFEDGVFSAESNERDIAERADWSSSRLVDELERGMTEAGPVMAAAKGILDGIALGEWVHAGDIREAWGEPGAYGGDGLPDALALLELHSRSSYSAAAPGLAVHADVDGRDEPLVLGATDGRRPPARYIGDAPTLIRLCAGRPLTGTRYELAGAAEKELALFD, from the coding sequence ATGACGACGACCACACCTGACGAGCACTACGAGCCCGAGCGCGCCGGACGGCTGCTCCGTACCGAACGCGACGCCCTGATCCCGCTGTTGAGGTCCGCGCCCGACGAGGCGTTCGCGCTGCGCACCTGCTGTCCCGGCTGGACCGTGTGGCATGTCGTCGCGCACTGCGGCTCCGCGCTGATGCGGGTCGTGGAGAACCGCTTCGAGGACGGCGTGTTCAGCGCGGAGAGCAACGAACGGGACATCGCCGAGCGCGCCGACTGGTCCTCCTCCCGCCTCGTGGACGAGCTGGAGCGCGGCATGACCGAGGCCGGACCCGTGATGGCCGCGGCCAAGGGCATCCTGGACGGCATCGCACTCGGCGAGTGGGTGCACGCGGGCGACATCCGCGAGGCGTGGGGCGAGCCGGGGGCGTACGGCGGGGACGGCCTCCCGGACGCGCTGGCGCTGCTCGAGCTGCACAGCAGGAGCTCGTACAGCGCGGCGGCGCCGGGGCTCGCGGTCCACGCGGACGTGGACGGGCGGGACGAGCCGCTGGTCCTCGGCGCCACGGACGGGCGCCGGCCCCCGGCCCGCTACATCGGGGACGCGCCGACCCTCATCCGGCTCTGCGCGGGGCGGCCGCTGACGGGGACGCGCTACGAGCTCGCGGGCGCCGCGGAAAAGGAGTTGGCGCTCTTCGACTGA